ggtttcttttttacagTCCACTATTGTTTGACTCATGTGTGCACCCCATGGAAATAAGAGTACTAAGCTGCTCTTTTCCCTGACATTGTGGTCTGTGGTCCTTAACATTAGTGTTTGACATTCATAATGTACAATTATGTACAAAAGATTAttgtaaaatacactatataatttTTAGATAGAGTATAAAAAATGAACGAAACACAATGAAACACCCCAGCAACAAGGAAAAATCTATttagtattgatttttttgttgctggggtgtttcattctattttttgtttgcttgataTATAATTTGTTTGGTGTGCTGTTCTAAATGAATATGTTGTCaaatttatagtttttatacattattgtcATGGGTAATGCAGTAGGTTTAAAGGGTAAGCTATCGTGTATTAAGGGCAACGTTTTAAAGACGTCAGTCTCTGCCATGACCTACTTAATTGGGAGCATTTCAAATGTACCCTTTTGATTTTAAAGGCTATGGTTGCATAATGTCTCTCATGACCTACAAAATAAGCAAACCGAGTTTGTTTGGTAGCCCACAAAAAAGTGCCAGAGCAGTTATCATGCAAATCCTTCCCATTTAGTAAAAATTGTGATCATGATTATGTTGAATTCAATACTgtctaaaattattttaaaataaattacttaTGGCTACACTGTAATCTGTAGCTACACATCAATCTCATTAAAATATCCACTAAATGGAATATCAGCGTTTTTTGTCACTTGTACTTAATATAGTgtgacaataataaaaacttttttgtcaATTCAAAATCCataattcatgtatttttttgtttgtttgtttatctgctCATGTTGCACTTATGTATAGTTCTGGGAAAACTTTTGAAAATAGttctttatgtttaaaatgaggTTCGATTTGGAACATTCTCTAAAAGGGAAATTCTTTGTTGTGCATAGTACCTTAGAGTTATTGGTAACagcataaaatcataaaaagatTTGAATTAGTATGTGTGACATTTTTTCATGATTTATCCTTAGTCAACAGacagtacataaaaaaatgtatgcttagaatagaaaaaagaaaatcatcatAATTGAGATTTGAATTTAAAAGGGCCATCATTACATATATAGAGTTTCAGCTTGAGGTTAACTGTTATGTAAAGTTAAACTtcccattttttaaaataatgacacGGTTCTCTTTTTACCTCAGTACAAGGGCATGTACATGTAGATAACTagtgattaaataattaaaagtaatcATCAACTGCTGTTAAATCACTTTTGCAGCAAATatctaaatattatttcattattgtggTGCACGCAACAATAAATTCCAGACATGACCTTGGTAATTTCCCAAATTCCTTTTACTGCAAACCTCTTCCTCATTGcaaaaggcaaaagaaaaacaattttgaCATCATGTGTGGAAATGGAAAACCCACAGGTCTTGTTCGGTGAGGTTTTTCCATCATGGGAGGTATAAAGTCTGGTGTTTGCTAATCTTGCACACATACCGCACAGAGATTAAGTCAGAAGCAATGGCCCAGATTAATGGTGCAGCTGTTACATTTCTGCTACTTCTGACAGTCAGTCTGTTCTGTCAAGACACTGTTGCTTGGGGTAagattttctctttctgttcctTCATTTTCACTATGCAACTAAAGACAAAACTCTGCACTTGTAAACTGCTCATGACATGTCATAGCTTTTGTTTCTTTATGTTGTTACTTGAAAGAATGCCTTAAAAGTACTGAGGATGGCgcttgaaatgttttgtttgaaaatcCATCTATATCATAGacttgatttttattattattattattattattattattattattattataaagcatGCTGCAGACGATATTCCAAAGGACAGCTGCCTATTTCATTAATCCGGGGTTATACAATCCAAACCATCCACACAAACTGCAACATCAATGCAATCATGTGAGTTTCgaatactgtatacatacacatgttttcactttctttcttcttctgacCTGCACATcaacaaataaatactttaaaatctTTTAGTTTCCACACCTATGGAGgtagaaaagtgtgtgttaaTCCATATCAGTCCTGGGTAAAAAACAGCATCCAGAAACTAATGTAAGTATAAGCAAATGTGTACAATGTACAGTCTTACAAAGATTTATTAGAATAAAAGTAATAgttttacatttctgtacaaaaatagtttaaaaaaaaagtactttttttttcaggacaaGAGTGCAGTCTTTGAAGAAGCAAGAAAAAGAGCATTGAAAAAAGAGAAGctaatattatattaagaatgtctatctatctatagatgTATGATATAATATATTGAGAGGGATTTTTATTGATTCCTATATAATTCTTAATGAAGAAGCTGTTATGATTTATGCATTATGCATAAgtattatgtgtatgtattattcaatacattaaataaaagtattttttttgtaaaatgttctGTCTTGTAAATTTATGTATGTCTTCTAAAAGCTTAGTCAATGAGGATGTGCTATTTGTGTCAAAATGCGATTGTcccattgttaaaaacaaaataaactcgTAAATTACATTCATATGCACCTACACATCACAATTATGGATATTGTTGTGGATGCACCATCAAAGTTGATTTGACTGACCTTTCCCCGACTTAGCACATATTTCAACAcatcactaaaaatgtttttattgtttatagacCACAATAATGTATATACATAGTGAGGTAAAAACAAATGCATCTATATATTAATCT
The genomic region above belongs to Silurus meridionalis isolate SWU-2019-XX chromosome 20, ASM1480568v1, whole genome shotgun sequence and contains:
- the ccl20a.3 gene encoding C-C motif chemokine 20a.3, with amino-acid sequence MAQINGAAVTFLLLLTVSLFCQDTVAWACCRRYSKGQLPISLIRGYTIQTIHTNCNINAIIFHTYGGRKVCVNPYQSWVKNSIQKLMTRVQSLKKQEKEH